In one window of Candidatus Scalindua sp. DNA:
- a CDS encoding response regulator — protein sequence MNEKILFVDDDISILSACKRLLSSEYDVMTADSGKQGIIALKENGPVAVVFSDFRMPEMNGIQFLSTSRQISPDTVRILLTGQADMQATIDAVNEGNIFLFLTKPCENPKLMKALNLAIRQYQLVMAERELLERTLKGSIKLLSDILSMVSPIAFSCSTRISNMAKRLAVNLNIQNIWEVEVAAMLSQIGCVTIPGETLEKRNRAVSLTESEKTMFIEIPNIGKKLLSNIPRLERIADAVAYQEKQYDGGGIPKDNRKGTDIPLISRILKVVLDFDVMITKGMTKQKALSEMRAQSQWYDPDVYAALENEIISLKEGFVQRTIMLKDVQPGMVLADDIKTGKGVLLLQKGHEITDIMITRLLNIKHYDSIVEPIKIRKELVSYQP from the coding sequence GTGAACGAGAAAATACTTTTTGTAGACGATGACATTAGCATTCTCTCAGCATGTAAGAGACTCTTAAGCAGCGAGTACGATGTAATGACAGCCGATAGTGGTAAGCAAGGAATAATTGCACTTAAGGAAAATGGGCCTGTTGCTGTTGTTTTTAGTGATTTTCGCATGCCGGAGATGAACGGAATTCAATTTCTTTCTACTTCAAGACAAATTTCACCGGATACTGTTCGTATCTTGCTTACCGGGCAAGCTGACATGCAAGCAACAATCGATGCAGTTAACGAGGGCAATATCTTCCTTTTTCTTACAAAACCATGTGAAAATCCAAAGCTCATGAAGGCCTTAAACTTAGCAATAAGACAATATCAGCTCGTTATGGCAGAACGTGAGCTTTTAGAAAGAACACTAAAAGGCAGTATTAAGCTTCTGAGCGATATACTATCAATGGTTAGCCCTATAGCATTTAGCTGTTCAACCAGGATTAGTAATATGGCAAAAAGATTAGCAGTAAACCTGAATATACAAAATATATGGGAAGTAGAAGTTGCTGCAATGCTCTCACAGATAGGATGTGTTACGATTCCAGGAGAGACACTGGAAAAGAGGAACAGAGCCGTTAGTCTTACCGAAAGTGAAAAAACAATGTTTATAGAAATTCCTAATATAGGAAAAAAATTACTATCTAATATTCCACGCCTGGAACGAATTGCTGATGCAGTTGCGTATCAAGAGAAACAGTACGATGGTGGAGGCATACCGAAAGATAATAGAAAAGGTACAGATATTCCCTTGATCTCAAGAATTCTTAAGGTAGTTCTTGATTTTGATGTAATGATAACAAAAGGGATGACAAAACAAAAAGCACTTAGCGAAATGCGAGCACAATCACAATGGTATGATCCAGATGTTTATGCAGCACTTGAAAACGAAATCATCAGTTTAAAAGAAGGATTTGTGCAAAGAACAATAATGTTGAAAGATGTTCAACCTGGAATGGTGTTAGCAGACGATATTAAAACCGGCAAAGGGGTGCTTCTATTACAAAAGGGCCATGAAATTACAGACATTATGATAACAAGATTATTAAATATAAAGCATTATGACTCAATTGTTGAACCGATTAAGATAAGAAAGGAATTAGTGTCATATCAACCATAA
- a CDS encoding response regulator, which yields MEKILFVDDQPEILRGLRRALNTEDNEWDFEFATSGEEALNIMSKSSFDVVISDMRMPKMNGVELLETVMKRYPETVRIILSGSSEPELILKSIKCAHQFLIKPCNMETMMFTIGRACKHQDLLRNKTLKRIVAGTEKLSSPPELYNSIVSEMQSDDVSIRKIGQIISQDISMSAKILQIVNSAFFGLPQKILDPQQASVYLGLNTLKALVLSIYVFSSFKKDSKLLWYSPTDLQKHSIMVGNLAKNIARVQMADAKVIEESLIAGIFHDIGKLIMLNIPAECKMIMDYIERTGSDPLEAEYAVLKTSHAELGAYLLGVWGISDSVVEAVAFHHNPSKLDDDVLIMLEKCSNKDTGESASGDKSSKIGKNKESLEGFTALTAVHVANALIMQQGCSTSTPDFSGIDMDYLGRLNLTDKLPGWTECCYNIRDKGE from the coding sequence ATGGAAAAAATACTTTTTGTAGATGATCAACCGGAAATACTTAGAGGTCTTAGAAGGGCATTGAATACAGAAGATAATGAATGGGACTTTGAATTTGCTACGAGTGGAGAAGAGGCCCTAAACATCATGTCAAAATCCTCATTTGATGTAGTAATATCAGATATGCGTATGCCAAAAATGAATGGTGTTGAACTCCTGGAAACCGTTATGAAACGTTACCCGGAGACAGTTCGTATTATTCTTTCAGGAAGCTCGGAACCGGAGCTGATATTGAAGTCTATCAAGTGTGCACATCAGTTTTTGATAAAACCTTGCAATATGGAAACAATGATGTTTACAATTGGACGAGCATGTAAACATCAGGATTTGTTAAGAAACAAAACGTTGAAAAGGATAGTTGCAGGGACAGAAAAATTATCCAGTCCCCCAGAATTATATAATTCTATTGTATCAGAAATGCAGTCTGACGATGTTTCTATAAGAAAAATTGGACAAATTATTTCACAGGACATCTCAATGTCAGCGAAAATCTTACAGATAGTTAATTCCGCTTTTTTCGGCCTTCCACAAAAAATTCTAGACCCACAACAAGCATCAGTTTACCTGGGGCTGAATACGTTGAAGGCACTTGTACTTTCTATTTATGTGTTTTCTTCATTTAAGAAAGATTCGAAATTGTTATGGTATTCTCCAACGGATTTACAGAAGCACAGTATTATGGTTGGTAATCTGGCAAAGAATATTGCTCGTGTTCAAATGGCTGATGCAAAGGTGATAGAGGAGTCATTGATAGCAGGGATATTTCATGATATAGGAAAATTAATCATGTTGAACATTCCTGCAGAGTGTAAGATGATAATGGACTATATTGAAAGGACAGGATCTGATCCCTTGGAGGCAGAATATGCTGTTTTAAAGACTTCTCATGCAGAATTGGGGGCTTATTTGTTAGGGGTTTGGGGGATTTCTGACAGTGTTGTAGAAGCTGTTGCTTTTCACCACAATCCGTCAAAGTTAGATGATGATGTGCTTATCATGCTGGAAAAATGCTCTAATAAGGATACAGGGGAATCGGCATCAGGTGATAAAAGTTCAAAAATAGGGAAAAATAAGGAATCCTTAGAAGGATTTACTGCACTGACAGCTGTACATGTGGCAAATGCACTGATAATGCAGCAGGGTTGTTCTACCTCTACCCCCGATTTCTCAGGCATTGACATGGATTATCTGGGGAGGCTTAATTTGACAGACAAGTTGCCAGGATGGACTGAATGTTGCTATAATATAAGAGATAAAGGGGAATAA
- a CDS encoding PAS domain S-box protein: protein MKIRKTSTLNFQLYIVSAILLSLLTLLIVITIKRSFEGRKLAEEYAIKNGINGHLNAAAAWQAVERGYGATILGSGKGDSSHLFPHFLEVGQRGEAEVLQAEKQIKRLLRVAGSKTLQRQFDTWHNGYEDLAGARPKIAANDISEEEWFYTATLTINNGSHLRNSVFAPQKKEEKILYLNNVMRLNITRLCEYAGRERALVGNMIASGKPFSREVSNEIEHCRSIVEESLNQLLILKDIQLTSTRMKQAIEDFEEEFLQSFDILMEEVFISSKEQEEEIRTSSVEITKRKAIFREYLSGIYNDLLNMSNQENIKTLARALNGQEDIALSEHLHVVGNMFETFSQVKKTLCRIQYLDTSGYERVRVDFDGNLTEIISDIHLQDRSDRSYFTKAIHLLPGEIYTSPLELNMEYGKIEMPYKPVIRLATPVFADEKSSGILVFNVLANTPLFLHKIAENERQGDYLLANQDGFYLNHPYELKEWGMMALLNKSHHNVRMDYPDVAEQILSGKEGSVPLASGKMLVYEPFFHKIDDNADSFWVLIKEVKAVEYPVDASTWFERATQAINRGLAVSNIAGDEADAVIGEMSSAAKRNVIMSFLIFVAAVSIFIFYIRWVRNRILKPVERLTGITQRIYEGDYTFKFEVNTKDEIGVLADNFNKMAERLTNEITERRRGEELIRKLSSAVEQNPATVIITDARGTIEYVNRKFTQLTGYTLDEVIEKNPRILSSGKTAPADYRNLWQTIVSGNEWHGKFCNKKKNGELYWESASISPVKDTEGIITHFVAVKEDITERMKAEKRLRAQHIVTQLLAESATIKEKFPKIIQAVCTALEWDLGDIWIFSQLDRVLHCSEIWHSPSIDVSGFIARSRGITLAPGVGLPGRIFSSAKAAWISDVGEDENFPRSSAALKEGLHGAFGFPILSGREVLGAISFYSREIRSPDRDTFDMMSSIGNQIGLFIKRKQAEALLKESEKRHRRLIQTAQDAIVSTDKNGLISVWNQSAEKLFGYSNHEIIGQPITTIIPETYNKQCQNGKGQIIRGGMSKNSGEPVEVFARTKKGIEIPIALSLSILQEGKGQHILTAIIRDMTERKKWENDVHKLSCAIEQSPVSVVITDTKGNIEYVNKKFTQITGYTSEETKGKNPRILKTDEKNSEEYKELWETITSGYEWKGEFSNKNKEGKIYWETASISPIKNDNGDITHFIAVKEDISTQKQMEAARERAHLRLEKINEVQQFLLAPGRLETKLKKITDSVVEMFDADFCRIWVIRPGDRCKSGCIHAAVSDGSHVCRDRDRCLHLLSSSGRYTHIDGDVHRRVPFGCYKIGLVAAKKERKFLISDVTHDSRIHNNEWASQLGLVSFAGYQLCPTGDEALGVMALFSKNTISGDDDELLQVLSHSTSQAIQASIMGNLIQDSKNKLEFLLFSIPYVIIELTSDNKINRWNEFAEKIFGIAASDAIGKTVSELNLQLDMDVISKKIALCRDNESAVWIDDSRYKRTDGSEGLLTVTINPIKNEDCKQTGQIILMQDITEHKKIENQLVQSQKLESIGQLAAGVAHEINTPTQFISDNTFFIQDAFNKIFTILKKYSHLLEMNKAGSVTPEMIREMDAAEKGVKLDYLTEEIPIAISETQEGIKRVTEIVK, encoded by the coding sequence ATGAAGATCCGAAAGACTAGCACTTTAAATTTTCAACTATACATTGTTTCAGCAATTTTATTATCTTTATTAACATTGTTGATAGTAATCACGATTAAGAGATCATTTGAAGGAAGAAAACTTGCAGAAGAATATGCGATAAAAAATGGAATCAACGGTCATCTTAATGCGGCCGCAGCATGGCAGGCAGTTGAACGCGGGTATGGTGCTACAATTCTCGGAAGCGGTAAAGGAGATTCTTCTCATCTCTTCCCTCATTTTCTTGAAGTGGGACAGAGAGGGGAAGCAGAAGTCTTGCAGGCTGAAAAACAGATTAAAAGACTGTTACGTGTTGCGGGCAGCAAAACATTACAGAGACAATTTGATACGTGGCATAATGGATATGAAGATCTTGCCGGTGCTCGTCCCAAAATTGCTGCGAACGACATTTCAGAAGAAGAGTGGTTTTATACTGCAACACTTACCATTAATAATGGATCTCATCTGAGAAATAGTGTCTTCGCTCCGCAGAAAAAAGAGGAGAAAATACTCTATCTGAATAATGTTATGCGTCTTAACATTACGAGGCTGTGCGAATATGCGGGGCGGGAACGAGCTCTTGTAGGTAATATGATTGCATCGGGAAAACCTTTTTCCCGGGAGGTCAGTAATGAAATTGAACACTGCCGTTCCATCGTGGAGGAATCACTTAACCAGTTACTCATTTTAAAAGATATTCAATTAACATCAACCCGGATGAAACAAGCTATAGAAGATTTTGAGGAAGAGTTCCTGCAGTCATTTGATATTCTGATGGAAGAGGTATTTATTTCAAGTAAAGAACAGGAAGAGGAGATAAGAACTTCATCTGTTGAAATTACAAAAAGGAAAGCGATTTTTAGAGAGTATTTATCGGGAATATACAATGATTTACTGAATATGAGTAACCAGGAAAACATAAAGACATTAGCCAGGGCCTTAAATGGTCAGGAAGATATTGCTCTGTCTGAACATCTGCATGTGGTGGGAAATATGTTTGAAACATTTTCCCAGGTAAAAAAGACATTGTGCCGGATTCAGTATCTGGATACATCAGGGTATGAGCGTGTCCGTGTAGATTTTGATGGTAACCTTACGGAAATAATTAGTGATATACACCTTCAAGACAGAAGTGACAGAAGTTATTTTACAAAAGCAATACATCTTCTGCCAGGTGAGATATATACTTCTCCCCTTGAGCTGAATATGGAATATGGCAAAATCGAAATGCCCTATAAACCGGTTATCCGCTTAGCAACACCCGTTTTTGCTGACGAAAAGAGTTCCGGGATTCTTGTCTTTAACGTACTGGCAAATACACCCCTTTTCCTGCATAAAATTGCAGAAAATGAACGACAGGGAGACTACCTGTTAGCAAACCAGGATGGTTTTTATCTCAATCATCCATATGAGTTGAAAGAGTGGGGAATGATGGCGCTTCTCAACAAGTCGCATCATAATGTACGAATGGACTATCCTGATGTTGCAGAACAGATTCTTTCTGGAAAAGAGGGAAGTGTCCCTTTGGCTTCAGGTAAAATGCTTGTTTATGAACCGTTTTTTCACAAGATAGATGATAATGCTGATAGTTTCTGGGTCCTTATTAAAGAGGTTAAAGCGGTTGAGTATCCGGTCGATGCATCCACCTGGTTCGAGAGAGCAACACAAGCAATAAATAGGGGATTAGCCGTTTCAAATATTGCCGGTGATGAGGCCGACGCTGTTATAGGAGAGATGTCTTCTGCCGCAAAAAGGAATGTAATAATGAGTTTCCTGATTTTCGTTGCAGCTGTTTCGATTTTTATTTTTTATATTCGATGGGTAAGGAATAGAATTCTCAAGCCTGTCGAGAGATTGACTGGGATTACGCAGAGAATATATGAAGGAGATTACACGTTTAAATTTGAAGTTAATACAAAAGATGAAATCGGTGTCCTTGCAGATAATTTTAACAAAATGGCAGAAAGGCTCACAAATGAGATCACTGAGCGCAGACGTGGAGAGGAATTGATCCGAAAGCTGTCCAGCGCAGTCGAACAGAATCCTGCAACAGTGATAATTACCGATGCCAGGGGTACTATTGAATATGTGAACAGAAAGTTTACACAATTAACAGGTTACACTCTGGATGAAGTCATAGAAAAAAACCCTCGCATTTTAAGCTCGGGCAAGACAGCACCGGCAGACTACAGGAATTTGTGGCAGACTATTGTGTCTGGCAATGAATGGCATGGAAAGTTCTGCAATAAAAAAAAGAATGGAGAACTCTATTGGGAATCTGCATCAATTTCACCTGTCAAAGATACAGAAGGGATCATTACCCATTTTGTAGCGGTTAAGGAAGACATTACCGAACGAATGAAAGCTGAAAAACGTCTGAGAGCTCAGCATATTGTGACACAATTGCTGGCGGAATCTGCTACGATAAAAGAGAAATTTCCCAAAATTATACAGGCAGTATGTACGGCACTGGAGTGGGATCTTGGAGATATATGGATATTTTCTCAGCTTGACAGGGTGCTGCACTGCTCAGAAATCTGGCATAGTCCATCCATTGATGTATCAGGATTCATTGCAAGGAGCAGGGGAATAACCCTTGCTCCAGGCGTTGGATTGCCTGGGCGCATTTTTTCCAGTGCTAAAGCAGCGTGGATATCAGACGTTGGAGAGGATGAAAATTTTCCACGGTCATCAGCTGCATTAAAAGAAGGGCTGCATGGGGCCTTTGGTTTTCCCATTTTGAGCGGTAGAGAGGTACTGGGGGCAATAAGCTTCTATAGCCGTGAGATAAGATCACCGGACAGGGACACGTTTGATATGATGTCTTCTATTGGTAATCAGATAGGTCTCTTCATTAAGCGCAAACAGGCTGAAGCGCTACTGAAAGAATCAGAGAAGAGGCATCGTAGGCTTATCCAAACAGCACAAGATGCAATTGTCAGCACAGACAAAAATGGATTAATTAGTGTTTGGAATCAATCAGCAGAAAAGTTATTTGGTTATTCCAATCATGAAATCATTGGGCAGCCTATAACAACCATTATTCCTGAAACATATAATAAGCAGTGCCAGAATGGTAAGGGGCAGATTATAAGGGGAGGTATGTCTAAAAATTCTGGTGAACCGGTAGAAGTTTTTGCGAGGACAAAGAAGGGAATTGAAATACCGATAGCACTGTCCTTATCCATTCTACAGGAGGGAAAAGGTCAACACATTCTTACGGCTATCATCAGAGATATGACTGAAAGGAAGAAATGGGAAAATGATGTCCATAAATTATCTTGTGCCATTGAACAAAGCCCGGTTTCTGTTGTTATTACGGATACCAAAGGTAATATCGAGTATGTTAACAAGAAATTCACACAAATAACCGGTTATACTTCCGAAGAAACCAAAGGAAAGAACCCAAGAATACTAAAAACAGATGAAAAGAACTCAGAGGAATACAAAGAGCTCTGGGAAACCATTACATCAGGCTATGAATGGAAAGGAGAATTTTCCAATAAAAACAAAGAAGGAAAAATCTATTGGGAAACGGCATCTATTTCTCCGATCAAAAACGATAATGGTGATATCACCCATTTTATTGCGGTAAAAGAAGACATATCCACCCAAAAGCAAATGGAAGCAGCTCGCGAACGAGCACACTTACGCCTGGAGAAAATAAACGAAGTGCAACAATTCCTGCTCGCTCCCGGCAGACTGGAGACAAAGCTCAAGAAAATCACTGATAGTGTGGTTGAGATGTTTGATGCCGATTTTTGTCGTATTTGGGTAATTCGACCTGGAGATCGTTGCAAATCAGGGTGTATTCATGCTGCGGTGTCTGATGGTTCACATGTCTGCCGGGATCGGGATCGATGTCTGCACCTCTTGTCCAGTTCCGGGCGTTACACTCATATCGATGGAGATGTCCATCGTCGTGTGCCTTTTGGTTGTTACAAGATCGGGTTAGTGGCTGCTAAAAAGGAACGAAAGTTTCTGATAAGCGACGTAACGCATGACTCACGCATCCATAATAATGAGTGGGCTTCTCAATTGGGATTAGTATCCTTTGCAGGTTATCAACTGTGCCCTACAGGAGATGAAGCCCTCGGTGTTATGGCCCTCTTCTCAAAAAATACCATTTCAGGGGATGATGATGAATTGCTACAGGTGCTGAGTCACTCGACTTCCCAGGCAATTCAGGCATCGATAATGGGAAATTTGATTCAAGACTCAAAGAATAAACTGGAATTTTTACTTTTTTCTATCCCGTATGTAATAATTGAATTGACAAGTGATAATAAGATTAATAGATGGAATGAGTTTGCGGAGAAAATCTTTGGAATCGCTGCATCCGATGCCATAGGAAAGACCGTTAGTGAATTAAACCTACAGTTGGATATGGACGTTATTAGTAAAAAAATTGCATTATGTAGGGATAATGAGAGCGCAGTGTGGATAGACGACAGCAGATACAAACGTACCGATGGAAGTGAGGGCCTGCTTACTGTTACGATAAATCCAATCAAAAATGAGGACTGTAAACAAACAGGCCAAATTATATTAATGCAGGATATTACAGAACATAAAAAAATTGAGAACCAATTAGTTCAATCACAAAAGCTGGAATCGATAGGGCAATTGGCTGCCGGTGTTGCCCATGAAATAAACACACCAACACAGTTCATATCAGACAATACATTCTTCATTCAGGATGCGTTTAACAAGATATTTACTATCTTGAAGAAGTATTCACACTTACTTGAGATGAATAAGGCCGGATCAGTAACTCCGGAAATGATAAGAGAGATGGATGCTGCTGAGAAAGGTGTCAAATTGGACTACCTTACTGAAGAAATCCCTATAGCGATTAGTGAAACGCAGGAGGGGATAAAGCGTGTAACGGAAATAGTTAAATAA
- a CDS encoding response regulator — protein sequence MKKQILFVDDEPCILNGFRRILQDQHNIWEMYYVSNVDAALEQLENVSIDVIVSDINMPGKDGFELLKILQEGEKTKNIPVIILTGCKENGFKRRALDLGAMDLLNKPVDRDDLFARLNSMLRLKSYHDTLEQRVKERTAELTYSRMDIIWRLGNLAEFRDEDTGNHILRVGSYCKAIAEQLGMGQDFIETLFLTSPLHDIGKVGIPDNILLKPGKLTSDEFEIMKHHCVIGSEIFYQDSKIMKLFQTWHRNQIQIDKRFDKNPIQEMAATIALTHHEKWSGTGYPKGLSKRDIPLESRIVAISDVFDALSTVRPYKPAFSESKTMDIISGEVGRHFDPEVYEALLKSMEEVRKIKAQFSDENINQMTLKPNDLTGTDN from the coding sequence ATGAAGAAACAAATACTCTTTGTTGATGATGAGCCGTGTATCCTGAATGGGTTTAGGCGTATTTTACAAGACCAGCATAATATATGGGAGATGTATTATGTTAGCAACGTTGATGCTGCTTTAGAACAATTAGAAAATGTTAGTATTGACGTAATCGTTTCTGACATAAATATGCCGGGCAAGGACGGATTTGAGTTGTTAAAAATTCTTCAAGAGGGTGAAAAGACTAAAAATATTCCAGTAATTATCTTAACAGGTTGCAAAGAAAACGGTTTCAAACGGCGCGCCTTGGATCTCGGGGCTATGGATCTTCTTAATAAGCCAGTAGATAGAGATGATCTTTTCGCACGACTCAATAGCATGCTTCGTCTAAAATCATATCATGATACTCTCGAACAAAGGGTTAAAGAACGAACTGCAGAACTGACATATTCACGAATGGACATAATATGGCGTCTTGGTAACCTTGCAGAATTCCGGGATGAAGATACTGGCAATCATATTTTAAGAGTAGGGTCATATTGCAAGGCTATAGCCGAACAACTTGGTATGGGACAAGACTTTATCGAGACGTTGTTTTTAACAAGTCCTCTTCATGATATCGGTAAGGTTGGGATTCCAGACAATATCTTATTGAAACCTGGGAAGCTAACTTCTGATGAGTTTGAAATCATGAAACATCATTGTGTTATAGGTTCAGAAATATTTTATCAGGATTCCAAGATTATGAAGTTATTTCAAACATGGCACAGGAATCAGATACAAATTGATAAGAGGTTTGATAAAAACCCCATTCAGGAAATGGCAGCGACCATTGCTTTGACACATCATGAAAAATGGAGTGGTACCGGATATCCTAAAGGATTATCAAAAAGAGATATTCCTTTAGAATCACGGATTGTTGCGATATCAGATGTTTTTGATGCCTTGAGTACTGTACGTCCATACAAACCTGCATTTTCAGAAAGTAAAACAATGGACATAATCAGTGGGGAAGTTGGCAGGCATTTTGATCCGGAGGTTTACGAAGCCTTACTGAAATCTATGGAAGAGGTTAGAAAAATTAAGGCTCAATTTTCAGACGAAAATATAAATCAGATGACTCTCAAACCAAACGACCTTACGGGTACTGATAATTAA
- a CDS encoding response regulator, translating to MLGSLCDKWDMEFAMSGKAALNHMSRSPFDVVVSDMRMPSMDGIKFLDTVMELYPETVRIMISGHSDREMILRSVKCAHQFLAKPCDLKAIQYTIERTCKLRDLLKNEILKKYVTGIKDLPSFPGLYNLIVREMQSPEPSIKKIGYIISQDVSMSAKVLQLVNSAFSGLPKEIRDPQQATIRLGIDALQALVLSNYVFSSFPEGAELYGLSLLDIWKHNLMTSRLARDIAYVESGEKEIAEEALTAGMFHDIGKLILLKFPTQHKEVMEFVEKHGCDHVEAEYAVLKTSHAELGSYLLGLWGIPDNVVEAVAFHHNPSKLQEEMLFISGDSFNSNLNLERDKNFLTSFTTVTAVHVANALMMQKYCSSDSTVFQYIDMDYLKTFNLIDKLPKWVGCYKKILQEEV from the coding sequence ATGTTGGGCTCATTGTGCGATAAATGGGACATGGAGTTCGCCATGAGTGGAAAAGCAGCGCTGAATCACATGTCCAGATCCCCATTTGATGTTGTGGTATCAGATATGCGCATGCCATCAATGGATGGTATTAAATTCCTTGATACTGTTATGGAGCTTTATCCAGAGACTGTCCGTATTATGATTTCAGGGCACTCAGATCGTGAGATGATATTGAGGTCTGTTAAGTGTGCACATCAGTTTTTGGCGAAGCCGTGTGATTTAAAGGCAATACAGTACACAATTGAGCGTACATGCAAACTACGAGATTTGTTAAAAAATGAAATTTTGAAAAAATATGTTACAGGAATAAAGGATTTGCCCAGCTTCCCTGGTCTCTATAATTTAATTGTAAGAGAAATGCAGTCTCCTGAACCCTCTATTAAGAAAATTGGTTATATTATTTCTCAGGATGTCTCAATGTCTGCCAAAGTATTACAGCTTGTTAATTCAGCATTTTCCGGTCTTCCAAAAGAAATCCGAGACCCACAGCAGGCAACAATTCGTCTTGGAATAGATGCACTGCAAGCGCTTGTCCTTTCTAACTATGTATTTTCTTCTTTTCCAGAAGGAGCTGAATTGTATGGTCTTTCTTTATTAGATATTTGGAAGCACAACTTGATGACGAGTAGACTTGCTAGAGATATTGCTTATGTTGAATCGGGAGAAAAAGAAATAGCGGAAGAGGCTTTAACCGCCGGTATGTTTCATGATATAGGAAAGCTGATATTACTGAAATTTCCCACGCAGCACAAAGAGGTAATGGAATTTGTAGAAAAACATGGGTGTGACCATGTAGAAGCTGAATATGCTGTCTTGAAAACTTCCCATGCAGAATTGGGGTCCTATCTATTAGGATTGTGGGGAATTCCTGACAATGTTGTAGAAGCTGTTGCTTTTCACCACAATCCGTCAAAGTTACAGGAAGAAATGCTTTTCATATCAGGTGATTCCTTTAATAGTAATTTAAATCTGGAACGGGACAAGAACTTCTTAACAAGCTTTACGACAGTGACAGCAGTGCATGTAGCTAATGCATTGATGATGCAGAAATATTGTTCTTCCGACTCTACTGTTTTTCAGTATATCGATATGGATTATTTGAAAACTTTTAATTTAATAGACAAATTGCCAAAATGGGTAGGATGTTATAAAAAAATTTTACAGGAAGAGGTCTAA
- a CDS encoding ATP-binding protein gives MKTFSHPNVNEKVYVDINMMVKSTITISRHEWKYVADVETNLDSDLPPVPCYPGEFNQVILNLIVNAAHAIGEVPGSGSEDKGKITISTHYNDDKIEICICDTGAGIPENIRSRLFEPFFTTKEAGKGTGQGLSIAHAVIVKKHNGTITFDSEIGKGTKFIIRLPLSDQTALN, from the coding sequence ATGAAGACATTCTCGCATCCTAATGTCAATGAAAAGGTGTATGTAGATATCAACATGATGGTTAAGAGTACGATTACCATCTCAAGACACGAGTGGAAGTATGTAGCAGATGTCGAGACAAACCTTGATTCTGACCTGCCACCTGTCCCCTGTTACCCAGGTGAGTTTAATCAGGTAATTCTCAACTTGATTGTCAACGCTGCCCATGCCATCGGAGAAGTTCCTGGTAGTGGAAGCGAGGATAAGGGGAAAATTACTATAAGTACTCATTATAATGATGATAAAATTGAGATCTGCATATGCGATACAGGCGCAGGCATTCCTGAAAATATAAGATCCAGGTTATTTGAACCATTCTTTACAACTAAAGAAGCAGGGAAAGGAACCGGTCAGGGGTTGTCTATTGCACATGCTGTTATAGTAAAAAAACATAATGGAACAATTACCTTTGATTCAGAAATAGGGAAGGGAACAAAATTTATTATTCGCTTACCTCTTTCAGATCAAACGGCACTTAACTAA